Proteins from a single region of Sphaerochaeta globosa str. Buddy:
- a CDS encoding radical SAM protein, whose product MDTQSKLDILSRDAQYDLSCACSTKNPEEHRKRSSTGSGWLYPTTTASGGPGIMLKTLLGNRCTNDCKYCPLRNNQDFRPVSLAPKEMASFFHEFQSKRPLIGLFLSSAVLGSPDKTMEMLNDTARILRNTYRYRGYIHLKVIPGSSKENIDEALKYASALSLNIEAPGEQHFAKLSNIKNYTQDILKPLTYIASQTAKGSRFERVHTSSQFIVGASDELDKEILLYTSQLYRELHMGRLYFSAYQRGLGDQSLPGEQKLIQPSQPELFDLGTEGESAQASLTREHRLYQADWLLRKYGFSYEEMLFNKEGNLSLEKDPKLVWAESNPQYFPLSVKRSPKEALLRVPGLGPTYVGRIVGQRRIAPLSCLEDLRLPFSVLEKARPFLTI is encoded by the coding sequence ATGGATACTCAAAGCAAGCTGGATATTTTAAGTCGTGATGCACAATATGACCTCAGTTGTGCCTGCAGCACCAAGAATCCAGAGGAGCATCGAAAGCGAAGCAGCACAGGTTCCGGGTGGCTGTATCCCACTACCACGGCCAGCGGAGGCCCGGGTATCATGCTCAAGACACTTTTGGGCAACCGCTGCACCAACGATTGCAAGTACTGTCCGTTACGAAACAACCAGGATTTCAGGCCGGTCTCTCTTGCTCCGAAGGAGATGGCCTCCTTCTTTCATGAGTTTCAGAGCAAGCGACCACTAATCGGACTCTTTCTGTCCAGTGCAGTACTTGGATCACCGGATAAGACGATGGAGATGCTCAATGACACAGCAAGGATTCTCAGAAACACGTATCGGTACCGGGGGTACATTCACCTCAAGGTAATCCCCGGAAGCAGCAAAGAGAATATCGATGAGGCCCTCAAGTATGCCTCAGCACTTTCTTTGAACATTGAAGCTCCCGGTGAGCAACATTTTGCCAAGCTTTCAAACATAAAAAACTATACCCAGGACATTCTCAAACCCTTGACCTATATTGCCAGCCAAACAGCAAAGGGTTCCCGCTTCGAGCGGGTCCATACCTCCAGTCAGTTTATTGTCGGGGCGAGTGATGAACTGGATAAGGAAATTCTTTTGTATACCAGCCAATTGTATCGAGAGCTCCATATGGGCAGACTGTATTTTAGTGCTTACCAGCGGGGCCTCGGTGATCAAAGCCTGCCTGGAGAACAAAAGCTTATTCAGCCTTCCCAGCCTGAGTTGTTCGACCTGGGGACGGAAGGCGAGTCCGCCCAAGCCTCCTTGACGCGAGAACATCGTCTGTACCAGGCTGACTGGCTATTGCGAAAGTATGGGTTCTCCTATGAGGAGATGTTGTTCAACAAGGAAGGAAACCTCAGCTTGGAAAAGGACCCGAAACTCGTTTGGGCTGAGTCAAATCCCCAATATTTTCCTCTTTCTGTAAAACGTTCCCCCAAAGAAGCGCTACTCAGAGTCCCTGGGCTTGGCCCTACCTATGTGGGAAGGATTGTCGGCCAAAGGCGGATTGCTCCGCTCTCTTGTCTGGAGGATTTGCGATTGCCTTTTTCGGTGCTTGAAAAGGCGCGTCCTTTCCTGACAATCTAA
- a CDS encoding MFS transporter, producing MIILYSSFFFVYSIYAIVNPFLQVMLRNMGYSYEMVGVLLSLYEIAGIVGPLLVARQVDTRGTMKGTVLFSTVLSSFGMLLLMLSSSLWMTIAGLILVAFFLRSLMPVLDTYTNNLFNGDSLKYTLIRSFGTVGFVFFSLLFAATKRPDLTNNVSIGSYALIISSIFFALVLGWKREPKKSKLQVLDGVQESGTWYDRAFVVGIFIIALNRISMSSVSSFFSLYLVEELQINAISLMNALAAGSEFGAMIIAGILIQRKKALPVHLFIASGLAMMARLVIYAMFPSITGVLAAQLLHSIGYGFFHPAAIYFVARRVKRSHRTLGMSIYISLGTGLPAVLGSSLGGLVVESYGYKTLFLSYSVFALASAVLCLVFYRTMKTPPLEEV from the coding sequence ATGATCATTCTCTATTCTTCATTCTTTTTTGTGTATTCCATCTATGCGATCGTGAACCCTTTTCTGCAGGTAATGCTCCGAAATATGGGGTATTCCTACGAAATGGTAGGGGTCCTTCTTTCGCTGTATGAGATAGCCGGAATTGTCGGGCCCTTGCTTGTAGCGCGACAGGTGGATACACGGGGTACTATGAAGGGTACTGTTCTTTTCAGTACCGTTTTGTCTTCGTTTGGCATGCTCTTGCTGATGCTGTCATCATCACTTTGGATGACTATTGCGGGTTTGATTCTGGTAGCATTTTTCCTTCGCTCCCTGATGCCTGTTTTAGATACCTATACCAACAATCTTTTTAATGGTGATTCACTGAAATATACCCTGATTCGTTCGTTTGGTACGGTAGGTTTCGTCTTTTTCTCCTTGCTTTTTGCTGCAACCAAAAGGCCGGACCTAACGAACAATGTCAGTATTGGTTCCTATGCCTTGATCATCAGCTCAATTTTCTTTGCTTTGGTCCTTGGATGGAAGCGTGAGCCGAAAAAGAGCAAGCTCCAAGTATTGGACGGTGTACAGGAAAGTGGAACCTGGTACGACCGAGCCTTTGTGGTAGGTATTTTCATTATTGCATTGAACAGGATCAGCATGTCTTCGGTCTCCAGTTTTTTCTCGTTGTACTTGGTTGAGGAACTGCAGATTAATGCGATCAGTTTGATGAATGCTCTTGCTGCAGGCAGTGAGTTTGGTGCAATGATTATTGCTGGAATTCTCATACAGCGAAAAAAAGCCCTTCCCGTGCATTTGTTTATTGCAAGTGGTTTGGCTATGATGGCCCGCTTGGTCATCTATGCGATGTTCCCCTCGATTACAGGTGTTTTGGCTGCCCAGCTGCTGCATAGCATAGGGTATGGGTTTTTTCATCCAGCCGCAATCTACTTTGTTGCACGAAGGGTCAAACGTTCGCATCGTACGTTGGGGATGTCCATCTACATATCACTTGGGACTGGTCTTCCTGCAGTTCTTGGTTCCAGCTTGGGTGGTTTGGTGGTCGAGTCGTACGGATATAAAACACTTTTTCTCTCGTATTCTGTCTTTGCGCTTGCCTCTGCGGTGTTATGCCTTGTCTTCTATCGGACTATGAAAACGCCTCCTTTGGAAGAGGTTTGA
- a CDS encoding inositol monophosphatase family protein, which translates to MNNTNLIARHLEVALQAARLAGSYVLEAGKNPQIEVHDKHLNDFVTDADRACEELIIATIRKHFPDDAIFGEETGTSGESAHGRWIIDPIDGTTNFFRSLPNYTISIAWEIEPFHPLVGVVFNPRQQELFWASEGAGAYLNGQPIVVSSVKEFAKALMVCVPPHRRHELVDTYFETAKRIFLATSDFRSYGSCALELAYIASGRLDGYYELCLGYYDMAAGLMLVREAGGMVESADPKQPFTDTRCDLIASNGLIHQHILHMVHA; encoded by the coding sequence ATGAACAACACAAACCTCATTGCCCGCCATTTGGAGGTAGCCTTGCAAGCAGCAAGGCTGGCCGGTTCCTATGTTCTGGAAGCAGGGAAAAATCCGCAAATCGAAGTACACGACAAGCATCTCAACGATTTTGTCACCGATGCAGATCGTGCCTGTGAGGAGCTGATAATTGCTACCATCAGAAAACACTTTCCTGATGACGCAATCTTCGGGGAAGAAACAGGAACAAGTGGTGAAAGCGCCCATGGGCGGTGGATTATCGATCCCATTGACGGCACCACGAACTTTTTTAGGTCGCTTCCCAACTACACAATCAGTATTGCCTGGGAGATTGAACCATTTCACCCTCTGGTGGGAGTGGTGTTCAATCCAAGACAGCAGGAACTTTTTTGGGCCAGTGAAGGGGCAGGGGCCTATTTGAACGGGCAGCCTATTGTTGTCTCCTCGGTAAAGGAATTTGCGAAAGCGCTGATGGTGTGTGTTCCCCCGCATCGCCGACATGAGTTGGTTGACACGTATTTTGAGACCGCAAAGAGAATCTTCTTGGCAACCAGTGATTTCCGCTCATATGGATCATGTGCACTGGAACTTGCCTACATTGCGAGCGGAAGATTGGATGGTTATTACGAATTGTGCCTCGGCTATTACGACATGGCTGCAGGTCTGATGCTGGTCAGGGAAGCCGGCGGAATGGTAGAGAGCGCCGACCCCAAACAACCGTTTACTGATACCCGATGTGATCTGATTGCATCAAATGGCTTGATTCACCAGCATATTTTGCATATGGTTCATGCATGA